In a genomic window of Piliocolobus tephrosceles isolate RC106 chromosome 1, ASM277652v3, whole genome shotgun sequence:
- the MAD2L2 gene encoding mitotic spindle assembly checkpoint protein MAD2B, with protein sequence MTTLTRQDLNFGQVVADVLCEFLEVAVHLILYVREVYPVGIFQKRKKYNVPVQMSCHPELNQYIQDTLHCVKPLLEKNDVEKVVVVILDKEHRPVEKFVFEITQPPLLSISSDSLLSHVEQLLRAFILKISVCDAVLDHNPPGCTFTVLVHTREAATRNMEKIQVIKDFPWILADEQDVHMHDPRLIPLKTMTSDILKMQLYVEERAHKGS encoded by the exons ATGACCACGCTCACACGACAAGACCTCAACTTTGGCCAAG TGGTGGCCGATGTGCTCTGCGAGTTCCTAGAGGTGGCTGTGCATCTCATCCTCTACGTGCGCGAGGTCTACCCCGTGGGCATCTTCCAGAAACGCAAGAAGTACAACGTGCCGGTCCAG ATGTCCTGCCACCCGGAGCTGAATCAGTATATCCAGGACACGCTGCACTGCGTCAAGCCACTCTTGGAGAAG AATGATGTGGAGaaagtggtggtggtgattttgGATAAAGAGCACCGCCCAGTGGAGAAATTCGTCTTTGAGATCACCCAGCCTCCACTGCTATCCATCAG CTCAGACTCCCTGTTGTCTCACGTGGAGCAGCTGCTCCGAGCCTTCATCCTGAAGATCAGCGTGTGCGATGCCGTCCTGGACCACAACCCCCCAG GCTGTACCTTCACAGTCCTAGTGCACACAAGAGAAGCCGCCACTCGCAACATGGAGAAGATCCAGGTCATCAAG GATTTCCCCTGGATCCTGGCGGATGAGCAGGATGTCCACATGCATGACCCCCGTCTGATACCACTAAAAACCATGACATCGGACATTTTAAAG